The Cellulomonas flavigena DSM 20109 DNA segment CAGGAGCAAGAGGTGACATGAGCACGACATCGCCGCGCGACCTCTCGGACGCGTGCGCCCGGATCGGGCACGACAGCGACGCCCTCGAGGTGATCTACCGCGCTCACGTGCGGGACGTCGAGCGGTTCGTCGCCCGGCGTACGCGGGACCCCTTCGTGGTGGCGGACCTGACGGCCGACGTCTTCGTGCGGGCCATCGAGTCCGCGGCGACCTACCGCCCTGACGCGGGCCGGCCCGTCGCCTGGCTCCTCGGCATCGCCCGGCACGTCGTCGCCGCCCACCACCGTGCCGTCGGGCAGGAGGGCGAGGCGGTGCGCCGCATCGAGGGACGCGCGCTCGTCGACGCCGACGCGTACGAGCGGCTGCAGGAGCAGATCGACGCCGCCGCCCGGGCCCGCGCCCTGCACGACGGTCTGGCCGCACTGCCGGACGCGCTGCGCGACGTCGTCGAGCTGGTCGTCGTCGACGACCTGCCCCTCACGCAGGTCGCCGAGGTGCTCGGCATCACCTCCGTCGCCGCACGCGTGCGGCTCCACCGTGCCCGGGTGCGCCTGCGCCAGAGCACACCCGCTTCCCCCGGAGGACTGACATGACCCAGCTGGACGCCTTCGAACGCCGGCTCCTGGCCGGGCTGCGCACCGTCGTGGAGGAGGACGCGCGCCGGCCGTCCGCTCCCCCGGTGGCCCCGGCGCGGCACCGGGGGCCGGGGGCGGTCGCTGCCGCGGCGGCCGCCGCGGTGGGCGTCGCCGCCGTCCTCGTGCCGACGCTGCACACCGAGCCCGCGTGGGCGGTGAGCCGCGACGGCAGCGGCACGGTCGAGGTGCAGGTCAACCGCATCGAGGACGCCGACGGGCTGGAGCGCGAGCTGGCCGCCGTCGGCGTCACCGCAGACGTGACGTACGTGCGGGACGGGCACCGGTGCGCGCCGGACCGCTACCCGCCCCTCGACACCCCGGGGCTCGCGGTGAGCATCGGCAGCGATCGCTCGTTCCGCGTCACCCTGCCGCCCGGCACCGTGCCCGCCGACGGCGTGCTGGTCGTCGCCGCGTCCTTCGTCGTGCGGCCCGACGAGCAGCACGACGACGGCAGCGGCCGAACCGGCGCCGTCCGCGTGTGGGTCGACGTCGGCGTCACGACGGGGACGGTCGGCCCGTGCGTCACCGTGCCGGCACGGGACTGACCTCGCGACCCACTGCGTGTCGTTCTTCCCCGGCTCGACCGGCACGACGCCCGGCATCGTCGCAAGCCCTGGCCGACCATCCGCGGGTCTCGTCGACCCACCCCACGCCACCGCGAGCCGCGGCCGCACCGGCCGCCGACCCCTGGTCCCGTCACGCGCGGGACCCGGGTGGGGTCCCGCGCGACGGCAGGGGTCAGCTCGTGAACAGACCGTTCAGGGTGCCGAAGTCCAGCGAGCCCGCGAGGCTGTCGTAGCTCCCCGTCTCCAGGACCTGGCGCGCACCCTCGAGCGCCACGGTGTACGCCGACTGGGCGAGCGCGGTGCCGACGCTGATCCGGCGGACGCCGACCTTCTCCAGCTCGGCGACCGTGGGGGCGCCCGGCCACACCATCACGTTGACGGCGAGGGTCGTGGCCGCGGTCAGCGCCTCGAGGGCGTCGAGGTCGACGAGACCGGGGACGAAGAGGCCGTCCGCCCCTGCGTCCCGGTAGACGCCCGCGCGGCGCACGACCTCGTCGAGGCGCCCCTCCTCGGCGCCGATCCCGAAGAGGAAGACGTCGGTGCGGACGTTGACCACGAGGTCCGGGAGCCCGGCCTCCTCCGCGGCCCGGCGCGCCGCCCGGATCCGCGCAGCCTGCTCATCCGCCCCGAACAGCGGGCCACCCGGTGCGACCGAGTCTTCGAGGTTGATGCCGACCGCCCCCGCCTCCACGACCGCCCGCACGGTGGCCGTCACGTCGTCGGGCGACGGGCCGTACCCGCCCTCGATGTCGGCGGTCACGGGCACCTCGACGGCGGCGGCGATGCGCGCCACCTGGCCCACCATCTCCTCGCGGGTCAGGCCGTGACCGTCCGTGCGGCCGAGGGACCAGGCCACGCCACCGCTCGTCGTGGCGATCGCGCGCGCGCCTGCGGAGGCGATCAGCGCAGCACTGGCGGCGTCCCAGGCATTGGGCAGCACGAGAGCGCCGCTCTCGTGGAACGACCGCAACAGCTGTGCCTTCTTGACGATTGAATCGTTCATTTCTCGTCTCTCCTCGTCATGCGCGGGTCGACAGGGTGTCGGCCGCCTGCATGAACAATCCCCGAATCACCGACGATATTTCCAGCCCTGCGGCCCGTAATTGATTGTCCGCTCCGAACAACTCTTGGCCCCGGCCGGTCGCCCTGCCTGAATGGTCCCCGCCACCCCAAGGACGAGGAGCCACGAGATGACGGTCGCGCAGCCCGATGCAGAAGCCCCGCCGGCCCGGGCACCGTTCCCCCGGAGCGCGGGGGAGATCCTGGCGCGAGCCACGGCCGTCGCCCCGCTGCTGCGCGAGCGCTCGGGCGACATCGAGCAGGCGCGTCGCCTCCCTGCCGACGTGGTCGAGCTGCTGCGCGGGACGGGCGTCTTCGGGATGGGCTTCTCGAAGGAGTGGGGCGGGCCCGGGCTCAGCTCGGTCGAGCAGACCGAGGTGATCGAGGCCTTGTCCTACGGCGACGTCGCCGCCGGGTGGTGCGCCATGATCGGGTCCGACTCCGGCCTCTACGCGCAGTTCCTCGACGAGCCGGTGGCCCGGGCGATGTTCCCCCGTCCGGACATGGTCACGGCCGGGCTGCTCTTCCCGGCGGGGCGCGCCGAGGTCGTCGACGGCGGCTACCGGCTCTCGGGGCGGTGGCAGTTCGGCAGCGGGATAACTCACGCGGACTGGGTCGTGTCCGGCGCCTTCCTCTTCCGCGGCGGGCAGCCGGTTCCCGGTCCGGACGGCGATCCGCACGACTCGAAGCTGTTCATGGTGCCCCGCCGTGACGTGCAGGTCGTCGACACGTGGCACACCACCGGGCTGGCGGGCACGGGCAGCTGCGACTACGTCATCGAGGACGTCCTCGTCCCCGCCGAGCGGGCCCTGACCTTCGACGACGTGCGATCAGGCTCGGGGGTGCTCGCGCACCCCGAGGTCCACATGCGCAACATGCCGGGCGTGGCGCTCGGGGTGGCACGAGCCGCCCTGGACCACGTCACGCAAGTCGTCGCGACCCGGCCCGGCGGGCCCTCCAGGCGACTCGCCGACGACTACCGCACCCAGGTCACCATCGCCGACTGCGAGGCGGACTTCGCCGCGACGCGCGAGTCGACGTACGGCGCGCTGCGCCGACAGCACGAGGTGCTGGCCGACCGCGGGGACCTGGCCGCCCTGACGCGGCGTGAGCGGGCGGCGCTGCCCCTCTCACGCCGGCACGCGTTCCGGACGGCCCGGTCGATCGTCACCCGCCTCTACGACCTCATGCAGACGAGCTCCATCTACCGGCCGTCCCCCTTGGACCGATGGCTGCGCGACACCACCACCATGTGCCAGCACATCGTGGCCCAGGACCGGATCGCGCAGTCCGCCGGAGCCCACCTGCTGGGCGGCACGCCGAGCTTCCCGCTGTCCCTCGGGATCACCGCGCAGGACCGGAGCCCTCGGTGACCGAGCGGCGCCCGCCAGCCGAGCCCCGGCACGACCCCCCGGCACGACCGACCGAAGCCGGCAATCACCGACGCACGACCGCAACCGACAACACAACGAGGTGGATCGTGACAGAACAGCACGTTGACGTCCTGATGATCGGGGCCGGCCCCGCCAACCTGGCGCTGGCGATCGCGCTCGAGGAGTGCGGGGACGTCGATCTCGCCCGCAGCTCCCTGATCCTCGAGCAGTTCCCGGACGTGAAGTGGCAGCGCAACCTGCTCCTGCCGTGGGCGAGGAGCCAGGTGTCCTTCCTCAAGGACCTGGTGACGCTGCGCAACCCGCAGAGCCGCTTCTCGTTCCTCAACTACCTGCGCCAGCAGGGACAGCTCGACGAGTTCGTCAACCTGGCGACGTTCAACCCCTACCGCTGGCAGCTGTCGGCGTACCAGGAGTGGGTGGCCGAGCAGCTTGCGCACGTCGGCATCCGGTTCAACTCGCGCGTCGAGCAGATCACTCCTCGGCACGGCGACGGGGGTGACGTCGTCGGGTGGGTCGCGCGCCTCTCCGACGGCACCTCGATCAGCTGCCGCGACCTGGTGGTCGGCATCGGACGAGCTCCCCGCGTCCCCGAGGCGTTCGCCGGGCTGCCCGCCGACCGCGTCGTCCACAGCACGCAGTACGGCACCCGGATGAAGCAGCTGAGCGCCGACCAGCGCCCCGAGCGTCCCGTTGTGATCGGAGGTGCCCAGAGCGCCGCCGAGATGTTCATGGCCCTGCACCAGGACGCCCCCACGTCACGGCCCACGCTGATCCACCGCTCGATCGGGCTGCAGAACTACCAGACCAGCAAGTTCGTGAACGAGCTGTTCTTCCCCTCGTTCGTCGACGAGTTCTTCCACATGCCCGCGGACGCCCGCCGGCACGTGCTGGACGAGATGCACCCGACCAACTACGCGGCGCTGGCGCCGCCGCTGCTCGACGAGATCTACTCGATGCTCTACCAGCAGCGCATGACCGGGCAGCAGCGTTCGACCGTGCGGTCGCTCACCGAGGTCGAGACGGCCCACATGGACGGTCCGGACGTCGTGCTGGACCTGCGCGACCGCAAAACCGGTGGCGTCGAGCAGCTCCGCTGCGACATGGTCTTCCTCGGCACGGGCTACGACCCGAGGATGCCACCGATCATCACCGACATCGCGCGCCGGCTCGACCGGCCTGACGTCGAGGTCAGCCGGCAGTACAGGATGGACCTCGGCCGGCCGACGCACGGTGCCGTCTACCTGCAGGGCGTCAACGAGCAGACCCACGGCATCGCGGACTCGCTGATCAGCGTGCTCGCGCACCGGTCGCAGGAGATCACGAGCGACCTGCTGGGACGGCGGGTCGGGCTCGGACGCGACCCGTTCCCCGCGCCCGACTTCGCGCTCACGTCCGCCGCCCACGCCGTCGCGGCCGAGGTGTGACGCCCATGTCCGAGCTCCGCGCCCTCGACCGGGCCAACCTCACGCCCGCGTACGGTCTCGACTCCCAGCGGCTCCTGCCGTGGCCCGCGCTCAACGCCCCGTTCGAGGGCGCCTGGTGCATCCTGCGGGCGGGACGCGAGTCGACGGCCCACGCCCACCACGAGTACGAGCTCTTCATCGCCCTGGCCGGGACGGCGGCGATCGTGGTCGACGGGGAACGTCGGCCGTTCACCGCGGGCGACATCGTGCAGCTCCCGCCGGGCAGCATGCACCACGTCGTCAACGACGGTGACCACGACTTCGAGTACTACGGCATCTGGTGGGACGCCGAGATGTCCGAGGGCTTCCTGGCCCGGCACGGTGAGACGCCGTGAACGGCACGACGCTGGTCATCTCCCCGGCCCCCACCGCGAACGGGGACCTGCACCTGGGCCACGTCGCCGGCCCCTTCCTGGCTGCCGACGTGCACACGCGCTACCTGCGGGCGACGGGTCGGCGTGCGCTGCTG contains these protein-coding regions:
- a CDS encoding lysine N(6)-hydroxylase/L-ornithine N(5)-oxygenase family protein, whose protein sequence is MTEQHVDVLMIGAGPANLALAIALEECGDVDLARSSLILEQFPDVKWQRNLLLPWARSQVSFLKDLVTLRNPQSRFSFLNYLRQQGQLDEFVNLATFNPYRWQLSAYQEWVAEQLAHVGIRFNSRVEQITPRHGDGGDVVGWVARLSDGTSISCRDLVVGIGRAPRVPEAFAGLPADRVVHSTQYGTRMKQLSADQRPERPVVIGGAQSAAEMFMALHQDAPTSRPTLIHRSIGLQNYQTSKFVNELFFPSFVDEFFHMPADARRHVLDEMHPTNYAALAPPLLDEIYSMLYQQRMTGQQRSTVRSLTEVETAHMDGPDVVLDLRDRKTGGVEQLRCDMVFLGTGYDPRMPPIITDIARRLDRPDVEVSRQYRMDLGRPTHGAVYLQGVNEQTHGIADSLISVLAHRSQEITSDLLGRRVGLGRDPFPAPDFALTSAAHAVAAEV
- a CDS encoding isocitrate lyase/PEP mutase family protein; this translates as MNDSIVKKAQLLRSFHESGALVLPNAWDAASAALIASAGARAIATTSGGVAWSLGRTDGHGLTREEMVGQVARIAAAVEVPVTADIEGGYGPSPDDVTATVRAVVEAGAVGINLEDSVAPGGPLFGADEQAARIRAARRAAEEAGLPDLVVNVRTDVFLFGIGAEEGRLDEVVRRAGVYRDAGADGLFVPGLVDLDALEALTAATTLAVNVMVWPGAPTVAELEKVGVRRISVGTALAQSAYTVALEGARQVLETGSYDSLAGSLDFGTLNGLFTS
- a CDS encoding acyl-CoA dehydrogenase family protein, which encodes MTVAQPDAEAPPARAPFPRSAGEILARATAVAPLLRERSGDIEQARRLPADVVELLRGTGVFGMGFSKEWGGPGLSSVEQTEVIEALSYGDVAAGWCAMIGSDSGLYAQFLDEPVARAMFPRPDMVTAGLLFPAGRAEVVDGGYRLSGRWQFGSGITHADWVVSGAFLFRGGQPVPGPDGDPHDSKLFMVPRRDVQVVDTWHTTGLAGTGSCDYVIEDVLVPAERALTFDDVRSGSGVLAHPEVHMRNMPGVALGVARAALDHVTQVVATRPGGPSRRLADDYRTQVTIADCEADFAATRESTYGALRRQHEVLADRGDLAALTRRERAALPLSRRHAFRTARSIVTRLYDLMQTSSIYRPSPLDRWLRDTTTMCQHIVAQDRIAQSAGAHLLGGTPSFPLSLGITAQDRSPR
- a CDS encoding RNA polymerase sigma factor, translated to MSTTSPRDLSDACARIGHDSDALEVIYRAHVRDVERFVARRTRDPFVVADLTADVFVRAIESAATYRPDAGRPVAWLLGIARHVVAAHHRAVGQEGEAVRRIEGRALVDADAYERLQEQIDAAARARALHDGLAALPDALRDVVELVVVDDLPLTQVAEVLGITSVAARVRLHRARVRLRQSTPASPGGLT
- a CDS encoding cupin domain-containing protein, with the protein product MSELRALDRANLTPAYGLDSQRLLPWPALNAPFEGAWCILRAGRESTAHAHHEYELFIALAGTAAIVVDGERRPFTAGDIVQLPPGSMHHVVNDGDHDFEYYGIWWDAEMSEGFLARHGETP